One window from the genome of Anopheles merus strain MAF chromosome 3R, AmerM5.1, whole genome shotgun sequence encodes:
- the LOC121597561 gene encoding ATP-binding cassette sub-family G member 1-like, with protein sequence MMEPIGNPDSIPLESLESVSPRAFELSFQNVSYCVKHKHDRTHSAILKNLSGSFRSGRLVGIMGPSGAGKSTLLNVLSGFKKSNVTGQLMVDGQRLSERRSRKIISYTQQEVCLWPALTVEESLRYAAEFKLSPTIDQHQKRARVRELLHVLGLTGCADTLAGSVSGGQAKRLSIGLELLSDPKVMLLDEPTSGLDTVAAYQVLAHVKQLAARGRVIACVIHQPNSAQLLLIDDLYVLAKGRRIYSGPTGEMVTQFARFGLDCPVSHNPADYALEVASLDQEDDRLKRLLMEEEKDIFDYNPPRLMVEKSVDGSYQRYALSTLQQLRVLLRRTTSCTMRETYQFKARILINIAIALITSVAFYNTGNNADRILANTAVLIINLYAIFFTSIVSAVLVYPRESACFVLESKNNWYSLRAYYLAKIVVELPTLILSSSVFFLIVYYFTAQPFEWLRIGTFALVCLMFGWISQMLGLLLGSLLSVQNSVFVSILIMVPASLFSGFFVPLRDASVLVRPLLYVSFVRYAFEGAVHAIYGFDRPDLDCPEVFCYFRQLKRFLQFVSMPDLAYGYDLLALAGWIVLLMGAVYLSLRRRIKQD encoded by the exons ATGATGGAGCCAATCGGTAATCCCGATTCCATACCGCTGGAATCGTTGGAAAGTGTGAGCCCGCGTGCGTTTGAGCTATCGTTTCAGAATGTTTCCTACTGTGTAAAACATAAGCATG ATCGCACACACTCCGCCATCCTGAAGAACCTTTCCGGGTCGTTCCGTTCGGGCCGGCTGGTGGGGATTATGGGACCATCGGGGGCTGGCAAATCGACCCTGCTGAATGTGCTGAGTGGATTCAA AAAGAGCAACGTCACCGGTCAGCTAATGGTCGACGGACAACGGCTCTCCGAGCGTAGAAGCCGTAAGATCATCTCCTACACCCAGCAGGAAGTGTGCCTGTGGCCGGCCCTTACCGTCGAGGAAAGCCTACGGTATGCGGCCGAGTTTAAACTCTCACCCACCATCGACCAGCACCAAAAACGGGCGCGCGTACGGGAACTTCTGCACGTGCTGGGGCTGACAGGGTGTGCCGATACGCTTGCCGGCAGCGTATCGGGCGGTCAGGCCAAGCGTCTATCGATCGGCTTGGAGCTACTGTCCGACCCGAAAGTGATGCTGCTGGACGAGCCGACGAGTGGGTTGGACACGGTCGCCGCCTATCAGGTGCTGGCACATGTGAAGCAGCTTGCCGCCCGCGGTCGCGTTATCGCCTGCGTCATCCATCAACCCAACTCCGCGCAGCTGCTCCTGATCGATGATCTGTACGTGCTGGCCAAGGGCCGACGGATCTACAGTGGACCGACGGGCGAAATGGTGACGCAGTTCGCTCGCTTCGGGCTCGATTGTCCCGTTTCCCACAATCCGGCCGATTACG CGCTGGAAGTGGCCAGCTTGGATCAGGAGgatgatcgattgaagcgACTGCTgatggaggaggagaaggatatTTTCGACTACAATCCACCGCGGCTGATGGTGGAGAAGAGCGTTGATGGATCGTATCAGCGGTACGCGCTCTCAACCCTGCAGCAGCTGCGTGTGTTGCTGCGACGAACGACCAGCTGTACGATGCGCGAAACG TACCAGTTTAAAGCGCGCATTCTCATCAACATCGCCATCGCGCTCATCACGAGCGTCGCGTTCTACAACACCGGCAACAATGCCGACCGCATCCTGGCCAACACCGCCGTGCTGATCATTAATCTGTACGCCATCTTCTTCACCAGCATAGTTTCGGCGGTGCTGGTCT ATCCCCGCGAGTCGGCCTGCTTCGTGCTGGAGAGCAAAAATAATTGGTACTCCCTGCGGGCTTACTACTTGGCCAAAATTGTGGTCGAACTTCCCACGCTG atccTTTCGTCGTCGGTGTTCTTCCTCATCGTGTACTACTTCACCGCGCAACCGTTCGAGTGGCTCCGGATCGGTACGTTCGCACTGGTCTGCCTGATGTTTGGTTGGATTTCCCAGATGCtcgggctgctgctgggcaGCCTGCTCTCCGTGCAAAACTCCGTGTTCGTGAGCATCCTGATAATGGTGCCGGCGTCGCTGTTTTCCGGCTTCTTCGTGCCGCTGCGCGACGCCAGCGTGCTGGTGCGGCCCCTGCTCTACGTGTCGTTCGTGCGGTACGCGTTCGAGGGTGCCGTGCACGCGATCTATGGCTTCGATCGGCCGGATCTCGACTGCCCGGAGGTGTTTTGCTACTTCCGTCAGCTGAAACGCTTTCTGCAGTTTGTCTCGATGCCGGACCTGGCCTACGGGTACGATCTGCTAGCGCTGGCCGGGTGGATCGTGCTGCTGATGGGTGCGGTGTACCTGAGCTTGCGGCGAAGAATCAAACAGGACTGA